One stretch of Salmo trutta chromosome 7, fSalTru1.1, whole genome shotgun sequence DNA includes these proteins:
- the LOC115197019 gene encoding dihydrolipoyl dehydrogenase, mitochondrial: MQSWNQVYRTLATRSHQLPNRLQGATVLSVRTYADKAQIDADVTVVGSGPGGYVAAIKAAQLGFKTVCVEKNPTLGGTCLNVGCIPSKALLNNSYLYHQAHGKDFESRGIEISGITLNLEKMMSQKSGAVKALTGGIAHLFKQNKVTHVNGYGRITGKNQVTATAEDGSEQVINSNNILIATGSEVTPFPGIEVDEDTVVSSTGALDLKKVPEQLIVIGAGVIGVELGSVWQRLGSNVTAVEFLGHVGGMGIDMEISKNFQRILQKQGIKFKLGTKVMGAIKRPDGKIDVAVEAAAGGKNETLTCDVLLVCIGRRPFTRNLGLENVGLELDNRGRIPVNNRFQTKVPSIYAIGDVIAGPMLAHKAEDEGIICVEGMAGGGVHIDYNCVPSVVYTHPEVAWVGKTEEQLKEEGIPYKVGKFPFAANSRAKTNADTDGLVKILGHKETDRILGAHILGCGAGEIINEATLAMEYGASCEDVARVCHAHPTVSEAFREANLAASFGKAINF, from the exons ATGCAGAGCTGGAATCAAGTATATCGCACTCTGGCAACG CGGAGCCACCAACTCCCGAATAGGCTCCAGGGTGCAACTGTTCTCTCCGTCCGAACATACGCTGACAAAGCACAGA TTGATGCTGACGTCACAGTGGTGGGCTCTGGTCCTGGTGGATATGTCGCTGCAATCAAAGCAGCGCAGCTTGGTTTCAAG ACGGTGTGTGTGGAAAAGAATCCCACCCTAGGCGGGACTTGTTTGAATGTCGGCTGTATCCCCTCAAAG GCCCTGCTGAACAACTCCTATCTGTACCACCAGGCCCATGGCAAAGACTTCGAAAGCAGGGGCATTGAAA tcTCAGGGATTACATTGAACCTGGAGAAGATGATGTCACAGAAGAGCGGGGCGGTCAAAGCACTGACAGGAGGCATTGCACATTTATTCAAACAGAACAAG GTGACGCACGTGAACGGCTATGGGAGGATTACAGGCAAGAACCAGGTGACGGCCACGGCCGAGGACGGCAGCGAGCAGGTCATCAACAGCAATAATATCCTCATAGCCACTGGCTCCGAGGTCACGCCCTTCCCCGGGATTGAG GTTGATGAGGACACTGTGGTGTCCTCCACGGGAGCCCTGGATCTGAAGAAGGTCCCTGAGCAACTCATCGTCATCGGCGCCGGAGTCATCGGGGTGGAGCTG GGGTCAGTGTGGCAGCGTCTGGGCTCCAATGTGACAGCGGTCGAGTTCCTGGGCCATGTGGGCGGCATGGGCATCGACATGGAGATCTCCAAGAACTTCCAGCGCATCCTGCAGAAGCAGGGTATTAAGTTCAAGCTGGGCACCAAGGTCATGGGCGCCATCAAGAGGCCTGACGGCAAGATCGATGTGGC TGTGGAGGCGGCTGCCGGCGGGAAGAACGAGACTCTGACGTGTGACGTGCTGCTGGTGTGCATCGGCAGACGGCCCTTCACCAGGAACCTGGGCCTGGAGAACGTGGGCCTGGAGCTGGACAACAGGGGACGCATACCCGTCAACAACCGCTTCCAGACCAAAGTACCCAG TATCTATGCCATTGGTGATGTGATTGCCGGGCCCATGCTGGCACACAAGGCGGAGGACGAGGGCATCATCTGCGTGGAGGGCATGGCTGGGGGCGGCGTGCACATCGACTACAACTGTGTCCCCTCTGTTGTCTACACACACCCCGAGGTGGCATGGGTGGGAAAGACGGAGGAGCAGCTCAAAGAGGAG GGCATCCCATACAAGGTGGGCAAGTTCCCGTTTGCCGCCAACAGTCGAGCCAAGACCAATGCAGACACTGATGGCCTGGTGAAGATCCTCGGCCACAAGGAGACAGACCGGATATTGGGCGCTCACATCCTGGGCTGT GGGGCAGGTGAGATTATCAACGAGGCGACGCTTGCCATGGAGTACGGAGCGTCCTGCGAGGATGTCGCCCGAGTTTGCCACGCCCATCCC ACTGTGTCCGAGGCCTTCAGAGAAGCAAACCTCGCAGCCTCCTTCGGGAAAGCTATCAACTTTTAA